The Sebastes umbrosus isolate fSebUmb1 chromosome 4, fSebUmb1.pri, whole genome shotgun sequence genomic sequence CTGTTTTTGTGCTGTTCTGGCTCAAGTTCATCCTCTCACTCCCAACAGTACAAAGAGGATGACCGACATACAGTGACTCCCAACAACACTggagttttgtttatttttgcgtTTGATCTGAAATGTGAGTCCTGTGAAGTTCCACTTGTCAGGCAAAGGTTTATGTCTCTGACAGACGGTTGACCGGTCCGTCCACCGGCTCCATCATCCTGTACTTTTCCTCTAGAAGAGTCTCATTGCCCTGCAGATGGATGAGAGGCTTTGAGTGCAGCCCAACTCTGCTCTCCTGGTTCCTCTTGTTGTAGATGTTGACCCTGTGCTCCAGCTCGGGGCTGGTTTTGGTGGAACCTGCCGGGCTTGGCGGTTTAAGGTTGACAGGGTCCAGGCCCTTCTGGGTGAGACAGGAGTTCTCCgtcagagaggagagcagctccTGCATCACAGCGCTGGGACTCCCTCTCGGCTGAGTGCCCAGGGCCAAAGGGCTGCTGTAGGGTGGAGGGTAGCAGCGTTGGTCGCTGTAATCCGTGGAGGTCGAGGCCTCGCGCACCGTGGAGCTGCAATCCGTGGTGGAGCCAAACGTGTGGCTGCTGATGCTGTGCTGACGGGCGCTGAAGCTGCTGCGGGACACCGTGGTGGTGGAGGCTTCGCTGACCGAGCTGCCGGTGCGCTGCAAGCGACTGGACGGACAGGCGTCGACACTCACCAAAGAGGAGGGAAGCTGGCTGGGGTTGTTTGGCAGGTGCACGTCTATGGCTGCTGTGGTGATGACACGTGCAGGGTCTGGGATCCCCATATCTACAAGAACAACACATAAAGCACAGGGTCGTGAAATACTGTGGTGCAACATGGGCTGTAGGAAAGAGTGAAGCGGGATCTGGTTGATGCTCACCGCTGCTTGGTTCACTGTAGTACTGGCTGATGTAGTTGTTCATGTCATCCTGAAAATGGTGATCTGAAGAGGATCAAAATGGACACTTAATGTACTTTGTCTTAGACCCAATGAAAGTGAATCCAGTGTGAATTTAGAAGTTAAAGATAGGTAGTGTGCAGTAACTTTTTGAATTATTTAGAATCCATACAACTTTGTTAAAAGTTAGATAATAGAAAGTGGCAACATTACTTTAAGTCCTTTActtttgcattcatttaataaatggtttataacacaataCCGTATATTGAAGTTGTAAGCAGATGTGTTAATTAACAACTATATCCCCTCCTGTGGGCACCCATAAGTGGAGGCTGATGTATAAACATATAATTAATGATAATATAGTAAAACACGGTTGTTATAATATTAAATGTCTTAATGTGAGAAGTTATAATTGCTGacaaataatatacattaaTAAACTCTTAAAAATTGTTCTTACTATACatctgcttacaactacattatagtgtgttataaacaaTTTATTACATGTTTTCATACGGATTACAAATGCTAAATAGGGGAACTTAAAGTGAAATGTTACCTCGAATGCTCATGGTAATGTACCTAAATGTAGGGATGCAACTAATTAGTATTTTCATTCTTAGTCAATCACTTgttcgaccaacagtccaaaacccaaaggtagttattttacaattatataaagcagaaaatcctcatATTACTGAAGGttaaattacaaaatgttttctatttttgctTGATCCATAACttaaacaactaatcaattattaaaatgaaaaacaaacaaatcaatcaacaaattgtttaaaggtataatatacAAGAATGAACTAAAACACAATGTATAGCCTAGTATACATAGTGACATAGTGGTGTGATTCAGAACGTAACCGCTGGGAAACAATCGGAAAATagcgttttatttctcttttagcCAACTTTTAATGCGGTGTGTTTACAAACGGCAACGTTTACATATCATACATTTAGGCATTATTGAGCAACACTTGTGTGGATGTGGTGCACAGATCCTAAATCAGTCCAAGTGTTTAAGTGCTATCCAAGGTCCCTCAGGACTGTTAGATGGGTTATATTCATTGATATTTGGGTTTCACATATTAATTTTATGAATGTCCCAGGAGGGGCCACATTGTTCAGCCTTTACTGGGACAGGGACCATCTCTAGATGATCAATACCACATGAATATATGAGGAGCAGCCCCACTTAAAAGGATGTCTGACTAGAAACACTGTAGCTCAGATGCATGGCAGGTCGCACGATGATTTATAGCTTTGATAAAGGAAAAGCCTCAGTGTTTTGAGCCCTGACATCACCTGCACTGACAGCACTTTGTtgctttaagtcctgtaagttatGACCTGTCACTGTATGAAAGGTTTATAGTCCATCTAGGTGTGGCACCAGAATTTTGATGTGTGGCTTGTGAGATGAATGTTTATGAAAAGAGGACACCAACTATTAATACACTGTCCTACCCTCCAGCATGGTGCTTCAGAGCAAAGGGTTGTTGACTATTTACAGACGTGTCTGGTTTGCAGGGATATGTTGtgctaatttttttttcttacattaaaTAACCATAAAGGTCTCTAAAGCTACACTAGCCTTCATATGTTACATTCCTTTGAAATACTGtgacttttcgacatactatactatggctttttttcatgaaatttttcgacatactacactataacTTTTATCCATAAACtctttttgatatactatactatgatttttttttcaacatactatgctatgactttttcattttttcgacataatatactatgacttcttttcatttttttttgacacactttatgatgactttttaaaaaattcaacatactatactaggacttttttttttttttcaacatagtttAGTATGGCTTTTTTCCACAAACTATACtaaaactttttaattttttcgacatactatactatgatttctttcatgaactttttcgacatattataccatgacttttttccataatttttttttgacatactatactatgattttttcatgacattttttgacatacaatactatgatttttttcattaaatatttcgacattatatacaatgacttattttcaaaaaaaatttcgacatactattatatgactttttttcatgaaattgtttgtcgtactatattatgaattttttcatgaaatttctcttcgtactatactgtgacttttttccatacattttttttgacatactatacaattactttttttcattcaattttttgacatactatactatgacttttttcccaacttactatactatgaattttttcatgaaatttctcttcgtactatactatgactttttttcatgaaatttttcaacatggtttattttaactttttttcatgaacattttttgtcattatatactatgactttttttataacatttttcaacatactttactatgactttttttcatgaaatgttttgacatacaatactatgactttttttcatgaaatatttcgacatactatactatgacttttttttcataacatttttcaacatactttactatgatttttttaataaaatttttcgacataccctactatgacttttttttcataaaatatttggacatactaaactaggacttttttttcaacatactatactctgaccttttttcataaaatatttagacattgtatactataactttttccatgaaattgctacgacatactatactatgactttttttcagcataGTAAACACtaaacttttttcatgaaattatttgacaaaatatattttacgtttttttcatgaaattgtttgtcgtactatactatgactttttttcataaaattttcgacgtagtatactataactttttcttataaaatttttcgacatacattactatgacttgttttcatgaaatttttcaacatactatactatgacttcttaattttttttcgacatactataatatgaatttaaaaaaaacaatgtcgagatactatacaattacttttttatgatttctttcgaaatactatactatgactttatgacttttttttagtacttttaggactttttttccacatattattgtatgacttttttgacatgctataatatgagtttttttcaagatactatactatgactttcatgACGTTTTTTCttcctactatactatgacttttttctgatttttttctaccttttatactatgactttttttgacatactatactatgattttttatgatttttaagaCTTGATTCCACAtattatactacgacttttttcgacatactatactataactttttcacgtcatataatatgattttttatgatatactatagtatgacttttaagacatactatactatgatttttttaataacatacTATACAGTACAATGACGTTTTAATGTCATAATAAATTATGActctttgacatactataatttttcATGACTTACTATTCTGACTTATTATAGGACACACTATTCTATGCTTTTTTCATGGCATACAATgccttttttatgacatactatactatgaattttcatgtcatactatactttttttacttcataatatacaatgacttttttagacatactatactatgacttttttagggCGCTTTAACAAGCCAACATTTTGtccattttaatcaaactctggtgtggTTCAACCCCTGGTGCAGTTGGTTTGGGAgattgtgaacgcagtaatcaaactctggttcggaccaaaacaaccagtccAAGATTGCTTGCAAGAGGTGGTCTCAGATTGTTTTCCATCAAACCAAagcgcaggctgcctgtgtgggcatttgttgagatggacacaggtaaactaCAGGTTAAAATGAGTGTGAGAAGACTGACTTGGACTTCTGCataagtctgatgtttgcttgatatatgggccgaagagaacagaCAGAATACGCAAAATAAAGACTGCATAAATAGGGACGTTTGTGTCATTTGAGATAAACTAAAGGGAAGGGATTTGTGCGTACAATAGATCaatgccgagtcaaagtgaaaacacttcaacagcaatatatcaaagtccgTCTCTGTActgtgccaacattttttaaataaaaagtaaaaaaaaaccctgcaaCCTTCCAACATGAGCCAACTTCTCTAACATTTCAGCCATCTTTTACATTGAAAGATTAAAGGCGCTGAGGGAGTGTCTGCATTCAACATTCAACAGGATGTACCATAGAAAGCACAGCTTCCTCCCTCGTGTGCACAGAGGTCTGTGATAGCCTATAATACAATGAAGTGGGGTGTTCCAGACGGTTACCTGCAGGCCCCCCGGGCTCTCTAGCTTTAGATGGCCCGTGATGCTCGGAGGCCCCAGGGGCCAGTCCGTCCACCTCCTGGAAACTGCTGCTCTGTTTACCCCACATGTGGTGGATCTGCATGGCTGCTTCACGCTCTGCTACCAGATCCAGATCCTGCTGGGCCAGGTGTGCCCTCAGCTGCCTGATTTCAAACTGAAAGGAAAGAGGGAAAATACGGAGAactgaagtaaaaagtaaaaacacacGGAATGTTTTAAGAGCGTTTAACACACAacagcatactgtatattacactCACTAATATTCCATCCACCTGTGTCCAAGCAGGTATTATGTTGCTTGCATCACAGTTAAcatttacatatacagtacagtgtgagCTTATGCCAAACTGCATATTTCCAATCCCTCTAACATTTGCAGTATAACTCTGACATACAGTAGAcactcttctcctcctccaggtcgACATCTGAGAAATATAGAGCGCTCAGTGGATGCACTCGCAGTTACACTTATAAAGTTAAACCTATTCTTCAGCTCACTTACAAACAATATTAGAActatcattattaaattgtgaaGTAGTCAGTAGATTGCTCTGAGATAATGCAAAGTGCTGGCTATCTGATACCCACAAGGCTTCTAGAGGCAATAGAGGATACATTTTGTAGGCATCTTTTATGCCTTTTTGAGtacaaattcatttatttttcttgcatAGTGCtttgctgccctctgctggttgCATGCAGCTATAAATTATAGACTGTAAGTAGGTGAGCTATATGAGAGAGATAAGAGGACATACTGCCTGTTCCTGGCAGATCTGGGTGAGACGGTCAAGCTGTTCCTCCCTCACCGCCTTGGCCTTTTCATACTGCTGGATCTCCAGCTCCATCTCCACCTTCACTTGCAGCACATAGGCTAAAACAATAAGGCATATTATAGTCAGTTTtcctacaaaaaaacaacat encodes the following:
- the tmem266 gene encoding transmembrane protein 266, with the protein product MSHPQAPPKAGASDLEVISQQVEEDNQCVAPVQLVSFAYRDLPLAALDISLAGSQLISNPDEEDNRDGSNWLKPCCGRRAALWQVCLLSAGFNCFLVALVILVVVLLTLELLIDTKLLQFNNAFQFASIMHWISLAILSVFFTETVFRIVVLGIWDYIENKVEVFDGAVIVLSLAPMVASTVANGPSSPWDAIGLIITLRIWRVKRIIDAYVLQVKVEMELEIQQYEKAKAVREEQLDRLTQICQEQAFEIRQLRAHLAQQDLDLVAEREAAMQIHHMWGKQSSSFQEVDGLAPGASEHHGPSKAREPGGPADHHFQDDMNNYISQYYSEPSSDMGIPDPARVITTAAIDVHLPNNPSQLPSSLVSVDACPSSRLQRTGSSVSEASTTTVSRSSFSARQHSISSHTFGSTTDCSSTVREASTSTDYSDQRCYPPPYSSPLALGTQPRGSPSAVMQELLSSLTENSCLTQKGLDPVNLKPPSPAGSTKTSPELEHRVNIYNKRNQESRVGLHSKPLIHLQGNETLLEEKYRMMEPVDGPVNRLSET